CGTTTACTATTACTCAAAAAATATGAGGAAAAATGTAGAGCCGTAAAGAACATTCTAGTTAGTTAAACAAATGATGATATAAAATCATTAATTATCGTTTTTAGTAAATTTAAATTGCTTTTAATATAAAATATCGATTATTAATTACTTTTTTAAATATATAATCAGGATTGAACGAAAGACTTAAATAGAACAATTACTATATTAAGATGTCCAACATGCCATTTTCAAAAGCATGTTAGGAAAATGGAGGAATTTAAATGGTATGTCCTGCAACTAAGTTAGCCGGAAAAGATATGATATCTACTCAAGAATGGACTAAAGAAGGACTTGATACAGTCCTCGCAATTGCCGACAGATTGAAAGAGATGTGGGCCTGTGGCCACATGCCCCAGATTCTCGATAGAAAAACACTCTTTATGATGTTCTACAACTCCTCTCTTAGAACAAGAAATTCTTTTGAAGTAGGAATGACCCAATTGGGAGGTCATGCCCAGTTCTTGGACTCTTCAGCATCCTACACACCAATTGATGCTTTAGAATCAGCCCCTGGAAGAGAAAGAGTAAAAGATACAGCCCAAGTTCTTGACAGATATGGAGAGGGATTGGCTATTAGGGTATTTGGTAAGCCAGTAAATATGGTCTATGGTGCTGGAAACCAGATGATTAGAAACTTTGCAAAATATTGTTCTATACCTGTTCTAGATATGGATTGTGATATGTACCACCCGCACCAAGCGTTGTGTGACCTTATGACTTTAAGAGAAAAATTCGGCCCTCACAATTTAAAGGGCAAGAAATTTGTCATGAGCTGGGCAACAGCCCCAAGTCCATGGAAACCCCTGGCCGTCGCACATTCCAATATTGAACTTATGACAAGATATGATATGGATGTTACCGTAGCATATCCGAAAGAGTTCCCTCTTGATGAAAGAATTCTTAAAAACGCTAAAGAAAACGCAGAAGAATGTGGAAGAACTTTTGAAATCGTCCACGATATGGATGAAGCATTTGAAGGTGCAGATGTTGTCTATCCAAAAGGTTGGACAAGTATTAACCATCTTCCAACATTGAAGGACCCAACAAAGAAACCTGACGAAGAAAAGATCATGTCGTTGCTCAAGAAGTATGAAGTCGAAAAATCCTGGACATGTAATGCCGACAGGATGAAAAAGACAAACAATGCTTACTACATGCACTGTCTACCTGCTGATGTCAAAGACGGATGGGAAGTCACACCTGAAGTTATTGACGGTCCAAGAAGTATCGTAATTGACGAAGCAGAAAACAGATTGCACGTACAGAAGGGTGTTCTAGCAGCTGTATTGGGCGGAAGAGTATAATTTAATATTTTATTTTATTTTTAAATAGGAAAAGGTGATTTTATAGAAACTATTGTTGTTGCACTTGGTGGAAACGCCATAAAACAAGCTCAAGAAAAAGGAACTCATGAAGAGCAGTTTAGAAACGTCGAAATTGCTTGTGAAGCTATTTTAAAATTAATAAAGGATGGATACGAAGTTGTAATCACACATGGTAATGGTCCACAATCAGGAAATTTAATGGTTCAACAGGACGCTGCTGTAGCTATTGTCCCCCC
This portion of the Methanofastidiosum sp. genome encodes:
- a CDS encoding ornithine carbamoyltransferase gives rise to the protein MVCPATKLAGKDMISTQEWTKEGLDTVLAIADRLKEMWACGHMPQILDRKTLFMMFYNSSLRTRNSFEVGMTQLGGHAQFLDSSASYTPIDALESAPGRERVKDTAQVLDRYGEGLAIRVFGKPVNMVYGAGNQMIRNFAKYCSIPVLDMDCDMYHPHQALCDLMTLREKFGPHNLKGKKFVMSWATAPSPWKPLAVAHSNIELMTRYDMDVTVAYPKEFPLDERILKNAKENAEECGRTFEIVHDMDEAFEGADVVYPKGWTSINHLPTLKDPTKKPDEEKIMSLLKKYEVEKSWTCNADRMKKTNNAYYMHCLPADVKDGWEVTPEVIDGPRSIVIDEAENRLHVQKGVLAAVLGGRV